The Shewanella mesophila genome contains the following window.
ATAGAGACATTTGTCATACCAGCAAAACGCTTTAACTGAGTAAAATTAGTCACAGGCAAGATACCAGGAATGATTTCAACGTCGATCCCCGCCGCGACACAGCGATCGCGAAAACGTAAGTAAGATTCTACATCGAAGAAAAACTGGGTAATGGCACGATTAGCCCCCGCATCAATCTTCTTCTTAAGATTAATAAGATCGGCTTGAGCATTAGTAGCGTCGGGATGCCCCTCGGGATAGGCTGCAACGGAGATATCAAAATCGGCCACAGAGCGCAACAAGCGCACTAGATCATTAGCGAATCGAGTCGGTTTAGGGCTTCCATCGGGTAAGTCGCCACGAAGCGCCACAATATCGCGAATGCCTGAATTCCAGTAATGCTTGGCGAGTTCAACAAGCTCTTCATCACTCGCATCGACCAAGGTGAGATGAGGCGCAGCGACCAAACTGGTCTCTTTTTGAATACGTTCAATGACACCATGGGTACGATCGCGAACCCCAGAGTTAGCGCCGTAAGTAACCGACACAAACTTAGGCTTGAGTGGCTCAAGACGTCTAATCGAATTCCATAGGATTGTTTCCATCTCTGGCGAGGCTGGCGGAAAGAACTCGAAAGAAACGTTAATGTCACCATTGAGCTCAGACAAGCTTTGGTTTAATGAGTTTGCATGTTGCGCGTGGTGAAAAGCCATCTCTATTTCCTCAGACGTTCGAATAAATGTTAAATGGACGTTTGGACGTCTATATGTCCATATACTAGAGAAACTCAGTTTGAAGTCAAGCGCGAAAGTTAATCAAAATTAAAAATAGTGTGTTCCGCACCAATCTCTCCCTTTCAGACCGCCAGAAATAAGCCATAAGCCATAAGCCATAGTAAAATTTAACTTAAACAGCCAATCAAATGAGTCGACATCAGAAAGGGAAATGAGGATTAGCTAGCGAGAAGAAACAATTTATACCAATCCGTTTAAGGTCAACAAACAAAGATAAAGAACACAAATAAAGAACAGTAAAAAGCCGCTATATTAGCGGCTCTGTTGTGTAAATAAGCAGCCTAGATATCATCTAAGCCGCTACCATTATCCATTATTCTTGCAATAGATCGCGACAGATCTGTGCAAGATCCGACTGTACTGCAGCAGCTGTAACCTCTCGCCCTGCACCTGGGCCGCGGATGATTAATGGATTCGCCTGATAAAAATCACTATGAATAACAAACACATTGTCGCCAGGAGTCAAGTTAGCATAGGGATGGTTGCTATCTACCCATTCGATACCCACTTGTGCTTTAAGCTGACCTTCGAGACGGTCGAGCGCCGCAACATACCTAAGCACTTTATTCTGTTCGGCAGCGGCTTGAAACTGACGTTGCATCTCATCATCTAATTCAGGTAAGCGCTCAATAAACTCAGTCACTGAAATATCAGCAAGATATGCTGGCACTAAAGATTGCAACTCAATATCCTCCAGCTCAATATCATAGCCAATCTCTCGGGCTAAAATAAGCAGCTTACGTTGCATATCGCGACCAGAAAGATCGTCTCTAGGATCGGGCTCTGTGATCCCCAATCCCTTTGCCTCTAAAACAAGTTCAGAAAAGGGTTTCTTGCCATCAAAATGTTCAAATAGCCAACATAGGGTACCTGAAAATATTCCCCCAACGGCTTCAATCTGATCGCCACTATTGTGTAGATCATTCAGCACGTGCTGCACAGGTAACCCGGCACCACAACTGGCATTGTAACGCCAGAATAATCGTCGATTACCCAATTGTTGCTTCAGCTCTTGATAGAAAGGCAAAGGCCCAGAACCAGCTAATTTATTCGCACTCACAATATGAATACCACGAGCAAAAAACTCAGGGTATTGAAGGGTTAAGTCTGCACTGGCGCTGATATCAAGCGCAATAAGCTCGTCACACTCCAGATTTTGCAGCTGCTCAAATAGATGAGTGTACTGCCAGGGTGTCGCTCGCTCGTTAAACTGTTGCAACCAGCTATCTAAATCGATGTCCGTTTCACTGATCAGCGCTTGCTTTGAGCTCAATAGCCCCACTAATTCCACACTGACCTCGAGCTCTTTATTTAGCACGGGCCTAGCACGCTTAAACAGATCCACCCACGCTTCGCCAATGTTACCAACGCCAAGCAATAACACACCAATACGCTTTCGAGGGCCAGCACAGCGACGGTGTACTTTCTGAGTTAACAGATTAACCTGCGCCTTAGGCACTAGCGTCACTAAGCTCAAACCATCATTACATAAAGGATGAGCGTCACGGTTCAATAATCGTGAGAAACCACGGCGATATAGTCCTGCATCGGCACTCACTAACGCTACAAGACCGAGATCTTCCCGCATCTGCAGCTCGTCAATGCCCAAAAACTCTCGATTGGCTTCGAATATCGCTAATGCCTGCTTCTGGTTCTCATGGGTAAAGGCAAGTTCCGCTCTTCCATGGGCAAGTGACCAATACGCTAACGGCGTCAGTCCCGCTTGAGCAAAACAGTCCAACAGCTGAGGTAACTCGGCATTTAGCGTCAAATAAAATAACGATACGCTAGGCAAACTGGTCACCACTGGCGCACTAGCAGAAGAGCTCTTAGGTGCAATTAAAGTAAAGTCAGTATGTGGCGCGTAACTAGAGCGCACCGCCAGACTCACCTCGGTATCAAATAGCGGTTGTAGCGTGCGGTTATGCAGTACTGGAGAGCCAAGATGCGCCAAGCGATTGGCCTCGGTCAAAGACATACTCTTCAACAGTTTGGCATCGTTAATGCGGTTAGGATCGGCATTAAACACACCTTCAACATCGGTCCATATAGTGACACGTTCGATATCGGCAAGACTGGCAAATAAGGTTGCACTAAAATCTGAACCATTACGCCCTAACAGTAAAGTTTCACCTCTATCGTTGGCGCAAATAAAGCCAGTGATCACCAGCCGTTCGTTAGAGTGCTTGTTAAGCAAGTCTTGTACTTTTAGCTTAGATTGCTCGATACGGATCTGAGGCACAGCACCTTCATCGGCGACTAATAAGCTGCGAGCATCGACATCGGATGCTGCGACACCTGACTCTCGCAGTAATGCGGCCAATAATCGCGACGACCAACGTTCACCAAAACTGACCACTTGATTACGTTGATAATCATTCAATGGGTCAATCGACAGTAAGCTGGTTAATTGCGATTTATCGGTCGATAGACGCTCACGCAAACTACGGGCTTGTTCATTAGAGAGTAACTGCTCAATTAAATTCTGTTGATAACTAATCAATACTTGCAGCTCTTCTTGCCACAGCTGATTAGATTCGCTTAGATCGAGCAGCTTATATAAAAAATTAGTACTCTTACCGGCAGCAGAAACCACAATGAGATCATCGCTATGGCCGTGAGTAAGAAGAATATGAGCGACACGGCGGTAACAATCTGCATCCGCTAAACTAGAACCACCAAATTTATGCAAATGACATCGTGTCATTTTTTGCTCCTCAATACCTTTAACAACTTACTGCTTCAGCAGCATCTAAACCCGCCAGAATGTCGGCCACCAGATCATCACCATCTTCGATCCCCACAGACAAACGGATCAGAGTCTCTTTTACTCCAGCTTCAAAACGCGCTTCTGGGTCCATCGCTCTATGGGTCATGGTAGCAGGAACTGCGACTAAGCTCTCTACCCCCCCAAGACTTTCGGCTACTGAAAAGTATTTTAACTGATCTAAAAACGCAATAAGCTGGGATTCTCCACCTTTTAGTTCAAAACTAAGCATTGCACCAAAGCCTTTTTGTTGCTTTAGCGCGATCTCATGTCCTGGATGATCCGTAAGCCCTGGATAATATACCTTTGCAACCGCAGAATGAGATGTCAGTAACGCGAGTACCTTCTGTGCATTTGCTTGATGCTCACGAATTCTTATTGGCAAGGTACGTAAACCACGTAAGGTAAGATAACTATCGAAAGCCGAGCCAGTTAAACCTAAGGTATTAGACCACCAGTGGAGCAGTTCACCGACCTCAGCATCTTTGGCGACAACCGCTCCGCCAACTACATCACTGTGACCATTGATATATTTGGTAGTTGAGTGAATAACTATATCGGCGCCGAGCAGTAGAGGCTGCTGTAAAATAGGGGATAAAAAAGTGTTATCGACCACCACCTGTGCACCTACGCTGTGACTCGCTTTCGCTATTGCTTCGATGTCGACGACGCGTAATAACGGATTAGAGGGCGTTTCTAACCATACCATCTTGGGCTGCTGAGCGATCGCCGCGTCTAACGCTTTAGGATCTGTCTGGTCGACCACGACAAGTTTAAAAGCGCCTTTCTTTGCAAGATTGGTAAACAGACGATAACTACCACCATAGCAATCATGGGGAACGATAAGCAGATCGTCGGGGCCAAGCAAACTAGTCACTAAGGTAATTGCGGCCATACCTGTGCAGGTCACCACACCAGTAGCGCCTCGCTCTAATTCAGCAATTGCATCGCCTAAAATTGATCGCGTCGGATTACCCGAACGACTATAGTCAAAGTCGCGGGGATTGTTATGGCCATCAAAAGAGTAATTTGTTGACAGGTAAATGGGCGGTACAACTGCACCATGTTGAGTATCCGACTCAATCCCGGTACGAACCGCTGTGGTGGCTAGTTTTCGCTCTGTCATCTATTACTCCTAAAAATCGATACGCTAACAGTCATCTTCCACAAAGAGATGTCTGGACGTCTAAATGTACCGAAGCAAGCCCTCACCGTCAACACATTTAGACGTTTAGACGTCCAAACATTTAGAAATCTATTTGCAATTCACAAAAATTAAGGGCAATAATTTGACTGTAATTTGTAAGGGTATAAAATCTGCCCCGAATTTGAGAATTTACAGGTGAGTCAATGACTGAGTGGAATGGCGATTATATCAGCCCATATGCAGAACATGGTAAGAAGAATGAGCAAGTGAAAAAGATCACTGTCTCTATTCCTCTAAAGGTACTTAAGGTATTAACCGATGAGCGAACACGCCGTCAGGTAAATAACTTACGCCATGCCACCAACAGCGAATTGCTCTGTGAAGCGTTTTTGCATGCCTATACAGGCCAACCGCTTCCCCATGACGATGATTTGTCAAAAGACAAGCCTGATAGTATCCCAGCTGAAGTGAAAAAGCTGATGACAGAAATGGGCATCGAATGGGAAGAGTTAGAGTAATACACTCAACTTGCCAAATATTTATCTAGAAAGGGATCTTTTAACGGTCCCTTTTTTGTCAATCATTCCCGCCAGATGGAGTAATTGTGGCTGACTTTATCATCGACCCGACGAGCTTAATTCTCGCCTCATTAATCATCTTTATGGGTGCGTTTACTCAAAGCCTTATCGGTTTTGGCTTAGCCGTTGTCGCCTCGCCACTGCTTTATCTTGTCGATCCCAGCCTCGTTCCCGCGCCAGTGATCTTAATGGGATTTTCAATCTCACTGTTAACACTATTCAGAGAACGAGCAGCACTTGAGTTTAACGGTTTACAATATGCATTACTTGGACGAATTCCTGGAGGCATATTAGGTGCTTTGCTATTGCTCTGGGCACCACAACCGATATTAGGTTTAGCCATAGCGATTATCGTGGCACTGGCAGTATTGCTAAGTTTACTCAAGTTATCTCTCCCTATCACGCGAACTAGCTTATTTGCAGCAGGCATACTATCAGGCATTTTTGGTAATATTGCCGCCATTGGTGGACCACCATTAGCGATCTTACTTTCAGGAAAAGACGCCAAACAGTTCCGAGCCGCACTGTCGGCATTTTTTATTTTCAGCTCAACCATAGCGCTAATAATTTTAGGCTTCAGCGGCCTGCTCACCTTACACCACTTTTATATTTCGGCGCTGCTATTGCCATCGGTTATTTTGGGCTACTTATTTGCGAATCGACTCGTTGGTCGGGTAGACAAGCAGAAAACACGGGTTATGACGTTATCGCTGTGTAGTCTCAGCGCGATCATCTTAGCAAGCAAATCGATATTAGATATGACTAGTTAAATTCAGGTGGCCCAAATAAAAAAGCTGAGATCTTTGCTAATCTCAGCTTTCATCGCTTTTTACTATCAAGCTTAAAAATGATAAGAAGTTTGAATTACGCCGCCGACAGCATCATCGCTGCCCATCATGCCAGTTAAATCGAAATTAAATGAGCGACCAATGGTAAATCCTGTGCCTATGGAATAAATATCAGCGGTCGAATCCTCAAGATCATGACGATAGCCTAAACGCAAAGCAAGCCAATCAGTTGCTTGTATTTCACCGCCTAAACGCCAATACTGGGTGCTATCGATTTCATCAAAGCGCTTATTTTTATTAAGATCTATGTCTGTTGTTACGCTAAATCTATTCCACTCATAAGAAACCCCAGCGGTATAAAGCGCCTCAACTCGATAAGTAAATTGACGTCCAAGTGACTCGACAGTATCCACTTTATGATTGATCAAATTACGACCAGACAAACCAATAAGCATCCCCTCTATAGGTTGCATCGCGACGCCGACATCTAAGTTAAAAGCGGTCTCCTTGTTGCGATATTTTTCATCATCGAAATCGCCCGCATCGAAATCATTGGCGCTAATGACATAATTGTATGTATCGATACGTTGTAACTTAGGCGAGATCCCTACAGCAATAGGCATGTTAACTATGGATATCGGAAAACTAAGTGCAACCCCTAAATCTGAAACTGCACCTGCTATAACAGCACCTTGGGAATCAAGATCAGTCAAGGCAGGCGGATTATTGGGATCGATATTTTCCAACAAATCTAAATCACTTTGTTCTATCGCTGCGACACTCACCGCATCAATATAGGTTTTATAGAATATTGCCATTGGCATCCGCTTAGTTGGCAATACCACAGAGAAACCTAATCCCGCGCTAGCGTAAGCACTCTCATCTTCTAAAGATTGTAAATCACCGATTAGCGCAGTTTTATAACGCTCAATTTCTGCAACATCAGCCACATTAATTGCGCTTTCTAAACCATCATAGGAGAGCTGAAGCAGATCAAATTGATCGCTTAAGTTGTTCACATTTGCCGCATCGCCTCCCAATGCAGGTAACATGACGACACCGCCCGAATATTTTGGCGCATGCACAGCTAACAATGCGGGATTAATGAAGGCTGCACCCTCTCGATTAGAAGAGGCTACGCTCGCGCCCCCCATCGCATCACTACGAGCTTCGTAATATTGTTGCCCAGCGAACGCTGAAACAGATAAACCGCACAACACCATCGTAAATACACTATTAAGGAACCTCATTCCATTCACCCTAATTTTTGTTATTTTCATTATCAAATAGCTCGATTTTAAAGATAGTCCATCATCAGCTTATTGTGGACGATTTAAGCCCTAAAAAATAATAAATTCGTCAAATATCACTACGCCAAACAATATAGAGGCAGCGAACTAAAGTTACGGCCCAACATAATCAACATTTATCATAGAAACAATAGGCTACCACTAATAAACTGACGGCAATTGATAACGAGAGTTCGATACAGTTCAATCATCAACCTTGGTTAACAGTTAAACAACAACTCCACTCAAGAGTCAGGCAAACCGACAACGTTCGGTTAACCCGCCCCTTGTTTAGAAATAGTTAAAATAATGAAGTGTGACATAAATCATCACAGCCCCAGACCTTAAGTTGATTTCCCCTACCAAAACAAAAAACAAAAAAACATTATAAAACATAGAATTAAGAAATTTCATTAGATTTTTATTAATGATATTTTTATCAATTAGATTTTTTTAATTGAAGTGATCAACTTCAAATTAACATCTAGTGTCTTTTGATAAATTTTCCAACAAGAAACAAGCATTTTGTTTCATATCAATAAATCACTCGGAGTAGTGATTAAGGAAAAAGATGATGAAGAACCTAGTAAAAATTGCTACTTGCCTAATGTTAACTCTGTCAATTGGCGGACAAGCCTATGCCGTAGATGGCGGCAACCCGAAAAAGGGCAAACATCTCTACAAAAAAGAGTGTAAGGCCTGCCACAGCAAAGGTGATGCCGCTGGTGAGTTAACACCTATGAGCAAAACCATGAGTCAGTGGGACCGCTTCTTTCAACGTGACATGCACAAAGTAAAACCAGACGTTTTTGAAAAACTCTCCGAAAAGGAACGCTTAGATATTCAACAGTTCCTTTATGACCATGCGGCAGATTCTGATCAGCCACAAACTTGCGGTTAACCAAAAGCGAATTATTTACTGCGTCTTTACGTAACGGGAGAGATAACATGCGTACTCTACTATCAATACTGATTGCCAATGCATTAGCTTTTTCAGGCAGCGCCTACAGTGCCGACCAAGAACAACAAAAACTGGCAGATCTAAAACAGCAGCTAGCAGAACTGTCACAAGAAATTGACGATATTAATAGCCGTGTGGATAAAAATGAGCGCCATACTTCGCTCGATAGAATTGAAATCACGGGAGATTTTCGTACCAAGGCCCATTCATTGCATTACCAAAACGTCACCTGGAACCCTGCTATCAAGGTAGACTTTAATGATTTTGGTCAAAAAGCCATGTCTGGTGCCTTTGGTATGCCTAATGACCCTAGCTCACCATTAGGACAGATGCTCAGCGCCAATCCAGATCTTGCTATGGCTTTCCAAAACGGCATGCTACAAGGTGTTATGCCTTATGTGCTTGCGCCTAAAAGCACCCAAGATATTAACAACGACATTTTCTACACCACTCGTTTACGCCTTAACCTGAAAGCCAAGGTTTGGGACAATGTTAGCTTCGCCGCTCGCCTAAGCATGTACAAAAACTGGGGCGACTCAACAGGCACCCAAGTATTTGATTCATGGCGTTCATTCACTATGGATGGCACCAGCAGCGGTAACACCAGCGGTGACTGGCTCAGAGTTGAACGCGCTTATTTCAATTGGAAAGATATCGGCGGCTCTAACACCTTCCTATCAATAGGCCGCAGACCTTCTACCTATGGCCCTCCATCTCACTACCGCGAAAATGAAAAGCGTGGTGGCACACCTTCTGGTCACTTAGTTAATTTCAACTTTGATGGTTTGACCTTAGGCTACAACCTGAGTGAAATTACTGGTATCGATGGCCAGATAGTACGCTTCTGCTACGGTCAAGGTTTCGAGTCACAATGGGGTAACGGCGAGATGTTTGGCGACATAGTCACCAAAGATACTCATCTTGGCGGCTTTAATATCGATGCCATTAACGACGGAAACCACTTCCTCCAATTCACCCTATTTGGCGCCAAAGATATTAACGATGGCTTCAAAGGCACCATGGCCTTCCCGACTCAGCTAGCGGGCATTTTTGCACCAACCATGTACCAAGATATGCAGAAGTTCTCTAACTTCAACTTCGAAACCCGAGTGCAACCAAGCGGTGTCATTGGTGACATGTACTTAGGTGGTATCGGGTATGCCTACGAAAGTGATGAAGACATGAAAGTATTTGCCTCTCTAGGCTGGACTCGCGCCGAAGGTAACGGCAATGCAGGTATGTTCGGTGGCATGTTAAGCGATGCGGTATTTGAAGCACAGCTTAATGCTGATGGCAGCGAAATCATTATGATGCCAAGTGCCGCGGATTCAGATGATGCTAAAGATGGTTACGGCGTCTATGTCGGTATCCAAGTTCCTGTTCCTTACGGTAAATTTGGTCTCGAATACAACTATGGCTCTAAATACTGGACCCCTTTCACTCAAGCGCAGGATGATCCTATCGGTAGCAAGTTAGCGACCCGTGGTCACGTTGCCGAAGCCTACTACATGTTCGATATCAATCCACGCATGTTCATCAAGCTTGCGGGTCTCTATTACGACTATGAATACACAGGTAGTGGCACCCCAGTTGGCGCGCCACAAAAAATTGATGATGTGATCGCTGGCACTGCATTCTCAATGCTGCCAGCAGTCGACACGGCATACGACATTAACGCCTCATTAGTTGTCAATTTCTAAACCTTTTACTCCCCCCGGCGTAGTCGGGGGGTAGGGATGATTCGATGAAACATACGCTTTATTTAGCTTCGATTATCACCGCAGGCGTAATAGGACTCACCACCTTTAGCGCTGCGGCTGAAAATCCACATAAAGAAGCCATTCAAGGGCCATTTACTCAAGGATCTCAAGTTACCGAACAATGTATCGAGTGCCATGAAGATCACGCAAAAGAGTTCATGAAATCTTCACACTGGACATGGGAGCTAGAACAGGAGCTGCCTGGTCGCACCGTTAAACGTGGTAAGAAAAACGCCATCAACAACTTCTGCACCTCTATTTCAGGCAATGAACCAAGATGCACCAGTTGTCATGCTGGCTACGGCTGGAAAGATAACAGCTTCGATTTTACCGACATGACCAAGGTGGATTGCTTAGTTTGTCATGACACCACAGGGACTTATGTAAAAGATCCTGCAGGCGCCGGAGAAGCCGCTTCTAAGGTCAATCTTGAGCGCGTCGCACAAAATGTGGGAAGTCCCGTTCGCGATAACTGCGGAACCTGTCACTTCTACGGAGGTGGCGGAGATGCAGTTAAACATGGTGACCTAGACTCTTCTATGGCCTACCCTGATAAAGCCACAGATGTGCACATGGACAGCGATGGCAACGATTTCCAATGCCAAACTTGTCATACTACCGCGCAGCATCAAATCACGGGCAATGCCATGGGCGTCTCCCCTGGCGGCACCAATGATATCGGTTGTGAGAATTGTCACGACGCGGCGCCCCATGAAAACAAACGACTCAATACGCATACCGCCAGTGTTGCTTGTCAAACCTGTCACATCCCGTTTTTTGCTCGCAGCGAGCCAACTAAGATGAGCTGGGACTGGTCCACTGCAGGCAGCGATCAAGCGGAAACCGTCGATGAAAATGGCAAGCACACCTTTATGAAGAAAAAAGGTAGCTTCGTCTGGAAGAAGATGGTGCAACCTGAATATGCTTGGTATAACGGCAAGGCCGACGCTTACATGGTCGGGGATAAGATGGATCCAACTAAGGTCACCAAATTGACCTATCCATTAGGTGACATTAGCGACACCACAGCGAAGATCTATCCATTTAAGGTCCATAGAGGTAAGCAGATCTATGACAAGAAGCAGAATATCTTTGTCACGGCTAAAGTTTACGGTAAAGGGGGTTACTGGAAAGATTTCGATTGGGATAAAGCCGCGAAGTTAGGTATGGAAGCCAACCAAGCATTAGCCGAGAAGGGCATCAAGTACAGTGGAGAGCATGGCTTTGCTGAAACCGAGATGTGGTGGCGTATTAACCATATGGTTTCTCCAAAAGACCAAGCTCTTAAATGTAATGATTGCCACAACAAAGGCTCTCGTTTGAATTGGCAAGCCCTAGGTTACGACGGCGACCCGATGAAGAATAAGCAAGGCGCTAAACACGCTAAGTAGCATGATGTTGATAGCTCTATCGAACAAGCGATAGAGCTAATTTTATCGCCAAGGAAACAACACTATTGCAGTCAATGGCTACGAGTAACAATTATTCCATATGGTACCGCCCCCAACCATACGGATAACCTTGTTACTCTGCCATTTTTTGTTATGTCGCCATTGCTGTTATGCAGAAAGTGTCCGAATAAGTCAGGCTAATCTATGAGGCACCAAAAATATTAGCAATCGCAAATATTAGACCTCTTGTCCCACTTAAAAATACCTATGTGACAACTTGTCTCACTCTATCTGGTCAAAAAGGCTCACAAACGCCCTATTTTCCCGCTAAACCCACAAAATTTGTGGCATTAAAATTGTATTGTCCTAATTGACTATTTCCTACGGCAAGCTTTATGAAATGTAAGACAACCCCCTTTGACACCCTCAACAAATATTCAGGAGAATTCAGCGGCGCCTTTGCCGATTTAGGTACTTTTCTTCCCTTAGTACTTGGGCTTATTGCGATCAACCATTTTTCCCCCCAAGGGATCTTTATGGGATTTGGTCTATTCGCACTATTTACCGCCTTCTATTACCGCAGGCCCATTCCTGTGCAACCAATGAAGGTGATTGCGGCGCTGGTTATCGCACAAGGGTTAACCCCTGGCATGTTGCAAGCCAGTGGGATCATGATGGGCATCATTCTCTTAATCTTGGCTTATAGCGGTGCCATTACTTGGATGGCAAAACAACTTTCTCCCGCCATCAGTATTGGGATACAACTTGCCATTGGCTTGCAGCTGATTTGGATGGGAGGCCAAATGATAAGTGACACTTGGATTATCGGCATTATTGCTTTTACCGTCTTATTTGCGAGTCGCTTCTTCCCCTTACCTTACCTTGCTATGCCATTGGTCTTAATTTTTGGCATTATGTGGCAAATAACTAGTGGTCTAGCCCCTAGCTTTGAATTATCAGGTAGCACTCCGTGGCAACTGGGTTGGCCAAGTCTTAATGAATGGTCCTCCGCAGCAGGTCTGCTGGTACTGCCACAATTGGCATTAACCCTGACCAATGCCGTTATCGCGACATCCGCAATGGCCAACGAGAAATTCCCCGAAGACCATATAAAGTTCAACGATCGATTTAGCCCTAAACGATTCGCCACAAGCGCTGGCTGGGCCAACCTGTTACTGGCACCCATCGGCGCTGCCGCCATGTGCCACGGCGCCGGAGGCCTAGCGGTGCAGTATCACTTTGGTGCGCGTACATGGTTAACACCGACCATTTTTGGCGTAGCCTGTTTACTTATTGCCGCATTTTGGGGGCAAGGCATCGCCAGTCTGCTGTCGCTTATTCCGCTGGCAGTATTGGGTAGTCTGCTGGCCATCGCTGGGACGCAACTAGCCTGGTCAAAACGATTTGTCGACGGTAAACCCTTTTGTATTGTGGTGATTTTATCAACCGCCGCTATTTGTTTGCTGGTTAACACCGCAGCAGGATTAGCAGCGGGGGTGATACTTGAAATGGGCCGCAGACAATGGCGAATCATCGCGGACTTAACGCGCTAAGAACGATTTTTTAACCAATAAAAAGCCCAGAGTTCTCTCTGGGCGTTAACGGTAAAACCGAAACTCAAGCTAGGCTCAAGCTTTAGGCTGTGAGTTCATTATCAGCTGATATAACTTTGCCCGGCATACAGCACAAAGTGTCTCAGTGCTAATACCCCTGTTAAGCTACAGCAG
Protein-coding sequences here:
- a CDS encoding DUF3373 domain-containing protein → MRTLLSILIANALAFSGSAYSADQEQQKLADLKQQLAELSQEIDDINSRVDKNERHTSLDRIEITGDFRTKAHSLHYQNVTWNPAIKVDFNDFGQKAMSGAFGMPNDPSSPLGQMLSANPDLAMAFQNGMLQGVMPYVLAPKSTQDINNDIFYTTRLRLNLKAKVWDNVSFAARLSMYKNWGDSTGTQVFDSWRSFTMDGTSSGNTSGDWLRVERAYFNWKDIGGSNTFLSIGRRPSTYGPPSHYRENEKRGGTPSGHLVNFNFDGLTLGYNLSEITGIDGQIVRFCYGQGFESQWGNGEMFGDIVTKDTHLGGFNIDAINDGNHFLQFTLFGAKDINDGFKGTMAFPTQLAGIFAPTMYQDMQKFSNFNFETRVQPSGVIGDMYLGGIGYAYESDEDMKVFASLGWTRAEGNGNAGMFGGMLSDAVFEAQLNADGSEIIMMPSAADSDDAKDGYGVYVGIQVPVPYGKFGLEYNYGSKYWTPFTQAQDDPIGSKLATRGHVAEAYYMFDINPRMFIKLAGLYYDYEYTGSGTPVGAPQKIDDVIAGTAFSMLPAVDTAYDINASLVVNF
- a CDS encoding tetrathionate reductase family octaheme c-type cytochrome → MKHTLYLASIITAGVIGLTTFSAAAENPHKEAIQGPFTQGSQVTEQCIECHEDHAKEFMKSSHWTWELEQELPGRTVKRGKKNAINNFCTSISGNEPRCTSCHAGYGWKDNSFDFTDMTKVDCLVCHDTTGTYVKDPAGAGEAASKVNLERVAQNVGSPVRDNCGTCHFYGGGGDAVKHGDLDSSMAYPDKATDVHMDSDGNDFQCQTCHTTAQHQITGNAMGVSPGGTNDIGCENCHDAAPHENKRLNTHTASVACQTCHIPFFARSEPTKMSWDWSTAGSDQAETVDENGKHTFMKKKGSFVWKKMVQPEYAWYNGKADAYMVGDKMDPTKVTKLTYPLGDISDTTAKIYPFKVHRGKQIYDKKQNIFVTAKVYGKGGYWKDFDWDKAAKLGMEANQALAEKGIKYSGEHGFAETEMWWRINHMVSPKDQALKCNDCHNKGSRLNWQALGYDGDPMKNKQGAKHAK
- a CDS encoding putative sulfate/molybdate transporter, with protein sequence MKCKTTPFDTLNKYSGEFSGAFADLGTFLPLVLGLIAINHFSPQGIFMGFGLFALFTAFYYRRPIPVQPMKVIAALVIAQGLTPGMLQASGIMMGIILLILAYSGAITWMAKQLSPAISIGIQLAIGLQLIWMGGQMISDTWIIGIIAFTVLFASRFFPLPYLAMPLVLIFGIMWQITSGLAPSFELSGSTPWQLGWPSLNEWSSAAGLLVLPQLALTLTNAVIATSAMANEKFPEDHIKFNDRFSPKRFATSAGWANLLLAPIGAAAMCHGAGGLAVQYHFGARTWLTPTIFGVACLLIAAFWGQGIASLLSLIPLAVLGSLLAIAGTQLAWSKRFVDGKPFCIVVILSTAAICLLVNTAAGLAAGVILEMGRRQWRIIADLTR